Proteins co-encoded in one Streptococcus parauberis NCFD 2020 genomic window:
- a CDS encoding PolC-type DNA polymerase III: MSDLFVKLMEQIQMPLEMRNSSAFSSGDIIEVKVHSVSRLWEFHFSFAELLPIEIYQELAYRLKYTFEVAEIKIKFDIAVENPEFSDQLLQAYYKEAFEHEPCNGASFKSSFAKLKVAFQDGQVQILTPDFVNNDHFRQNHIPNLVKQFTDFGFGELEIIMVSDSEMTQTLQESFDNSRQAILEKAVQENLEAQKSLEAMQPAPEEQASKPSYDFKERVAQRQAGFDKAPITPMIEVETEENRIVFEGMVFDVERKTTRTGRHIINFKMTDYTSSFAMQKWAKDDDELRKFDMIAKGSWLRVQGNVENNQFTKSLTMNVQQVKEIVHHERKDLMPADKKRVEFHAHTNMSTMDALPTVESLIDTAAKWGHKAVAITDHGNVQSFPHGYHRARKAGIKAIFGLEANIVEDKVPISYDPVDLDLHESTYVVFDVETTGLSAMNNDLIQIAASKMYKGNILEQFDEFIDPGHPLSAFTTELTGITDNHLVGAKPLHQVLVEFQAFCKDTVLVAHNASFDVGFMNANYARENLPKITQPVIDTLEFARNLYPEYKRHGLGPLTKRFQVALDHHHMANYDAEATGRLLFIFLKDAREKHNVTNLLDLNTKLVAEDSYKKARVKHATIYVQNQVGLKNMFKLVSLSNVVYFEGVPRIPRTILDQYREGLLLGSACSEGEVFDTVLNKGVDAAVEVGKYYDFIEIMPPAIYQPLIARELIKDQEGIHQIIRDLIEVGARLNKPVLVTGNVHYIEPEDEIYREIIVRSLGQGAIINRTIGRGEGAQPAPLPQAHFRTTNEMLDEMAFLGEDLAYQVVVQNTQDFADRIEEVEVVKGDLYTPFIEKAEETVAELTYQKAFEIYGNPLPDIIDLRIEKELTSILGNGFAVIYLASQMLVNRSNERGYLVGSRGSVGSSFVATMIGITEVNPMPPHYVCPKCQRSEFITDGSVGSGYDLPDKDCPDCGTKYQKDGQDIPFETFLGFDGDKVPDIDLNFSGDDQPSAHLDVRDIFGAEYAFRAGTVGTVADKTAYGFVKGYERDFGKFYRDAEVDRLAKGAAGVKRTTGQHPGGIVVIPNYMDVYDFTPVQFPAEDVSASWQTTHFNFHDIDENVLKLDILGHDDPTMIKKLEDLSGIDAKTIQADDPGVMALFSGTEILGVTPEQIGTPTGMLGIPEFGTSFVRGMVNETRPTTFAELLQLSGLSHGTDVWLGNAQDLIKEGIATLKTVIGCRDDIMVYLMHAGLEPKMAFTIMERVRKGMWLKISEEERNSYIQAMRKNNVPDWYIESCGKIKYMFPKAHAAAYVLMALRVAYFKVHHPLMYYCAYFSIRAKAFELKTMSGGLKAVKARMEDIQIKRKNNEVTNVENDLFTTLEIVNEMLERGYKFGKLDLYRSEAIEFQIDGDTLIPPFVAMEGLGENVAKQIVRARQEGEFLSKMELRKRGGASSTLVEKMDDMGILGNMPEDNQLSLFEDFF, from the coding sequence ATGTCAGATTTATTCGTAAAACTAATGGAACAGATCCAAATGCCGCTTGAAATGAGAAATTCAAGTGCTTTTTCGTCTGGGGACATCATTGAAGTTAAAGTTCATTCTGTGTCACGACTCTGGGAGTTTCATTTTTCCTTTGCGGAGCTATTGCCCATTGAAATCTATCAAGAACTGGCCTATCGATTGAAGTATACCTTTGAAGTTGCGGAAATCAAGATAAAGTTTGATATTGCTGTTGAAAATCCAGAATTTTCGGATCAACTTTTACAAGCTTATTATAAAGAAGCCTTTGAACATGAGCCTTGTAATGGAGCTAGTTTTAAGTCTTCTTTTGCCAAATTAAAGGTTGCTTTTCAGGATGGTCAAGTCCAAATTTTGACCCCTGACTTTGTTAACAATGATCACTTTAGACAAAATCACATTCCAAATTTGGTCAAACAATTTACGGATTTTGGTTTTGGGGAATTAGAGATTATCATGGTCTCTGATTCAGAAATGACCCAAACACTTCAAGAAAGTTTTGATAACAGTCGCCAGGCAATTTTGGAAAAGGCTGTTCAAGAAAATCTTGAAGCACAAAAATCACTTGAAGCGATGCAACCTGCCCCTGAGGAACAGGCAAGCAAACCATCTTATGACTTTAAAGAACGGGTTGCGCAACGCCAAGCTGGATTTGACAAGGCTCCTATTACACCGATGATTGAAGTGGAGACTGAGGAAAATCGGATTGTCTTTGAGGGAATGGTATTTGATGTGGAACGCAAAACAACGCGAACTGGTCGTCACATCATCAACTTCAAGATGACTGATTATACGTCAAGCTTTGCCATGCAAAAATGGGCAAAAGATGATGACGAACTGCGTAAATTTGACATGATTGCCAAAGGTTCGTGGCTGAGAGTCCAAGGGAATGTAGAGAATAATCAATTTACCAAAAGTTTAACTATGAATGTTCAACAGGTTAAGGAGATTGTCCATCATGAACGCAAGGATTTAATGCCAGCAGATAAGAAACGGGTCGAGTTTCATGCTCATACCAATATGTCAACCATGGATGCTTTACCAACTGTTGAATCACTGATTGATACTGCAGCTAAATGGGGGCATAAGGCGGTTGCTATCACGGACCATGGAAATGTACAAAGTTTCCCACATGGCTATCACCGTGCTCGTAAAGCAGGAATTAAAGCAATCTTTGGTCTTGAAGCCAATATTGTGGAAGATAAGGTTCCCATTTCATATGATCCAGTAGACTTGGATTTGCATGAAAGTACTTATGTTGTTTTTGACGTGGAAACAACTGGTTTATCTGCTATGAATAACGATTTGATTCAGATTGCTGCTTCAAAAATGTACAAAGGCAATATCTTGGAACAATTTGATGAATTTATTGATCCAGGGCACCCTTTGTCAGCATTTACAACCGAACTAACAGGAATCACAGATAATCATTTAGTTGGTGCTAAGCCATTGCATCAAGTATTGGTAGAATTCCAAGCTTTTTGTAAAGATACCGTTTTAGTGGCCCATAATGCCAGCTTTGACGTTGGCTTTATGAATGCTAATTATGCTAGAGAGAATTTGCCAAAGATTACCCAGCCTGTCATTGATACATTAGAGTTTGCGCGTAATCTTTACCCAGAATATAAGCGTCATGGTCTTGGTCCTTTAACCAAACGATTTCAAGTAGCTCTTGATCACCATCATATGGCCAATTATGATGCCGAGGCTACCGGTCGTCTCCTCTTTATTTTCTTAAAAGATGCCAGAGAAAAGCATAATGTGACAAATCTTTTAGATTTAAACACAAAATTGGTGGCGGAAGATTCTTATAAGAAGGCCCGTGTTAAACATGCCACAATCTATGTTCAAAACCAAGTTGGATTAAAGAACATGTTCAAACTGGTTTCCCTGTCAAATGTCGTTTATTTTGAAGGCGTACCAAGAATACCTCGAACAATTCTCGACCAATACAGAGAGGGATTACTACTTGGTTCGGCTTGCTCAGAGGGCGAGGTTTTTGACACTGTCTTAAATAAAGGTGTTGATGCAGCTGTTGAAGTCGGCAAATATTATGACTTTATTGAAATCATGCCCCCTGCTATTTACCAACCTTTAATTGCGCGTGAATTAATTAAAGATCAAGAAGGTATTCATCAAATAATCAGAGATTTGATAGAAGTGGGAGCTCGTCTCAATAAACCGGTACTAGTTACGGGGAATGTTCATTACATCGAGCCAGAGGATGAAATCTATCGAGAGATTATTGTCCGCAGTTTAGGACAAGGGGCTATTATTAATAGAACCATTGGACGTGGGGAAGGAGCTCAGCCTGCTCCACTACCTCAAGCTCATTTTAGAACAACAAATGAAATGCTTGATGAAATGGCCTTCCTTGGCGAAGACTTAGCTTATCAAGTTGTCGTTCAAAATACTCAAGATTTTGCTGACCGAATTGAAGAAGTCGAAGTTGTAAAGGGTGATCTTTACACACCATTCATTGAAAAAGCAGAAGAAACAGTGGCCGAATTAACTTACCAAAAAGCCTTCGAAATTTATGGCAATCCTTTACCAGATATCATTGACTTACGGATTGAAAAAGAATTGACGTCGATTTTGGGGAATGGCTTCGCGGTGATTTATCTTGCGTCACAGATGTTAGTTAACAGATCTAATGAGCGTGGCTACTTAGTAGGTTCACGGGGATCAGTTGGTTCTAGTTTCGTTGCGACCATGATTGGGATTACTGAAGTTAACCCAATGCCACCTCATTACGTTTGTCCTAAGTGTCAACGATCAGAATTCATTACCGACGGATCAGTTGGTTCAGGTTATGACTTGCCAGATAAGGACTGTCCAGACTGCGGGACTAAATATCAAAAAGATGGACAAGATATCCCATTTGAAACTTTCCTAGGTTTTGATGGGGACAAGGTTCCCGATATCGATTTGAACTTCTCTGGGGATGATCAACCAAGTGCTCACTTGGACGTCAGGGATATTTTCGGTGCAGAATATGCTTTCCGGGCCGGAACTGTAGGTACAGTTGCCGACAAAACAGCCTATGGTTTTGTTAAGGGGTATGAGCGGGACTTTGGAAAATTCTATCGTGATGCCGAAGTTGATCGACTAGCCAAAGGTGCTGCCGGCGTTAAACGAACAACTGGTCAGCACCCGGGTGGTATCGTTGTTATTCCTAACTATATGGATGTCTATGACTTTACGCCAGTTCAATTCCCAGCAGAAGATGTTTCTGCCTCTTGGCAAACAACCCACTTTAACTTCCATGATATCGACGAAAACGTCTTGAAATTAGATATTCTAGGTCATGATGATCCGACCATGATCAAAAAACTAGAGGATTTATCAGGTATCGATGCAAAAACAATTCAAGCAGATGACCCTGGAGTTATGGCTCTCTTTTCAGGGACTGAAATACTTGGCGTTACACCAGAACAAATTGGCACACCAACAGGTATGCTTGGTATTCCCGAATTCGGAACGTCATTTGTTCGTGGTATGGTTAATGAAACACGACCAACAACCTTTGCCGAACTCTTGCAGTTATCTGGACTTTCTCATGGTACCGATGTTTGGTTAGGTAATGCCCAAGATTTGATTAAAGAAGGAATTGCAACCCTAAAAACCGTTATTGGTTGTCGTGATGACATTATGGTTTACCTTATGCATGCTGGCTTAGAGCCGAAAATGGCCTTTACCATTATGGAACGGGTTCGTAAGGGGATGTGGTTGAAAATTTCTGAAGAAGAACGTAATTCTTATATCCAAGCCATGCGTAAAAATAATGTACCAGACTGGTATATTGAATCTTGTGGAAAAATCAAATACATGTTCCCGAAAGCTCACGCGGCAGCTTATGTTTTAATGGCCTTACGGGTAGCTTATTTCAAAGTTCATCACCCATTAATGTATTACTGTGCATACTTTTCCATTAGAGCCAAAGCTTTTGAATTGAAAACAATGAGTGGCGGTTTAAAAGCTGTTAAGGCGCGAATGGAAGATATTCAAATTAAACGCAAGAACAATGAAGTAACTAACGTTGAAAATGATCTTTTCACGACTCTTGAGATTGTCAATGAGATGCTTGAGCGTGGTTATAAATTCGGCAAACTCGATTTATACCGCAGTGAAGCTATAGAATTTCAAATTGATGGCGACACCTTGATTCCGCCTTTCGTTGCTATGGAAGGTTTGGGGGAAAATGTGGCCAAACAAATCGTTCGAGCACGCCAAGAAGGCGAATTCCTATCTAAAATGGAATTGCGTAAACGAGGCGGTGCTTCATCCACATTAGTTGAAAAAATGGATGATATGGGAATCCTTGGAAATATGCCAGAGGATAACCAGCTAAGTCTCTTCGAAGATTTCTTTTAA
- a CDS encoding DUF975 family protein, whose product MKSRSELKRQAKDSLKGNWKWALLTLSLPTAIVTCIYMVAYIAVMLNYGSTDMNGNTTLTTTGTVLAFLILVIFSLVIVGLYSGITKGSMDLIRNQKQDSKETVLFGFTPKHYTNFLILNILIAVFTFLWRLLLVIPGIIKGLAYSQAPYVMVDRLVSGLDGKPLESITRSRELMDGHKWRYFVLQLSFIGWAILASLSAGIGYFFLIPYVMATNAAFYDDVLVDKGLNSFTKKLDPEPSPKDIVESKEEIVKDVPLMGQPEVKDVIVK is encoded by the coding sequence ATGAAAAGTAGATCAGAGTTAAAACGTCAAGCAAAAGATTCCCTAAAGGGCAATTGGAAGTGGGCATTGCTGACACTATCTTTACCAACAGCAATTGTAACCTGCATTTATATGGTGGCCTATATAGCAGTAATGCTAAATTATGGCTCAACTGATATGAATGGTAATACAACATTGACAACTACAGGGACAGTCTTAGCATTTCTTATCCTGGTTATATTTTCTTTGGTTATTGTTGGTTTATATAGTGGCATCACAAAAGGATCGATGGATTTAATTCGCAATCAAAAACAAGATAGTAAAGAGACAGTTCTTTTTGGCTTTACACCAAAGCACTATACTAATTTTTTAATATTAAATATTTTAATTGCGGTCTTTACCTTTTTATGGAGATTATTGTTGGTTATTCCTGGAATCATCAAAGGACTTGCTTATTCACAAGCCCCATATGTTATGGTTGATCGCTTGGTATCAGGTTTAGACGGCAAACCACTGGAATCAATTACCCGTAGCCGTGAATTAATGGATGGTCATAAGTGGCGTTATTTTGTTCTGCAACTGAGCTTCATTGGCTGGGCTATCTTAGCTTCACTTAGTGCTGGGATTGGTTATTTCTTCTTAATTCCATATGTCATGGCTACAAATGCGGCCTTTTATGATGATGTATTAGTTGATAAAGGACTTAATAGTTTTACCAAAAAACTTGATCCAGAACCAAGTCCAAAAGATATAGTTGAATCAAAAGAAGAAATTGTTAAGGATGTTCCTTTAATGGGGCAACCAGAAGTTAAGGATGTTATCGTGAAATAA
- a CDS encoding proline--tRNA ligase, whose product MKQSKMLIPTLREMPSDAQVISHALMVRAGYVRQVSAGIYAYLPLANRTIEKFKTIMRQEFDKIGAVEMLSPALLTADLWRESGRYETYGDDLYKLKNRDQSDFILGPTHEETFTTLVRDAVKSYKQLPLNLYQIQSKYRDEKRPRNGLLRTREFIMKDGYSFHPDYEDLDIAYEDYRRAYEAIFTRAGLDFKGIIGDGGAMGGKDSQEFMAITPERTDLDRWLVLDKSIPSVDEIPEDVLDAIKAELKAWMISGEDTIAYSSESSYAANLEMASDEYKPSQKVEAQNELAEVETPNCKTIDEVAAFLSIDETATIKTLLFMADQEPVIALLVGNDQVNDVKLKNYLGADFLEVATEEEAFAVFGAHFGSLGPVNLPQTVRIVADRKVTNLANAVAGANKDGYHLTGINPERDFQAEYVDIREVKEGEISPDGHGVLQFARGIEIGHIFKLGTRYSDSLGATILDENGRAVPIVMGCYGIGVSRILSAVIEQHARLFVSKTPKGDYRFAWGINFPKELAPFDVHLITVNTKDQEAQELTNRIETDLMAKGYEVLTDDRNERVGSKFSDSDLIGLPIRVTVGKKASEGIVEIKIKSSGASIEVNAENLTETLEILTKEN is encoded by the coding sequence ATGAAACAATCTAAAATGCTTATTCCAACACTTCGCGAAATGCCAAGTGATGCTCAAGTTATCAGCCACGCCTTGATGGTTCGTGCTGGTTATGTCAGACAAGTCTCGGCTGGTATCTATGCTTATTTACCACTTGCTAACCGTACAATTGAAAAATTCAAGACCATTATGCGTCAAGAATTTGACAAAATTGGGGCAGTTGAAATGTTGTCTCCGGCTTTACTAACAGCTGATTTATGGCGTGAATCTGGTCGTTATGAAACTTATGGTGATGACCTTTATAAATTGAAAAATCGTGACCAATCTGATTTTATCTTAGGTCCAACTCATGAAGAAACGTTTACAACATTAGTTCGTGATGCTGTTAAATCTTACAAACAATTACCTTTAAACCTTTATCAAATTCAGTCTAAGTACCGTGATGAAAAACGGCCACGTAATGGACTGCTTCGCACTCGTGAATTCATCATGAAAGATGGTTATAGCTTCCATCCTGATTATGAAGATCTTGATATTGCCTATGAAGACTACCGTCGTGCCTATGAAGCTATTTTTACTAGAGCTGGTCTTGATTTCAAAGGTATTATTGGTGATGGCGGAGCGATGGGTGGGAAAGATTCTCAAGAATTCATGGCAATTACGCCTGAACGTACGGATCTTGATCGTTGGTTAGTTCTTGATAAATCAATTCCATCGGTAGATGAGATTCCTGAAGATGTCTTGGATGCTATTAAGGCAGAACTAAAAGCTTGGATGATCTCTGGGGAGGACACGATTGCTTACTCAAGTGAATCAAGCTACGCGGCCAACCTTGAAATGGCCAGCGATGAGTATAAACCATCTCAAAAAGTTGAAGCACAAAATGAACTGGCTGAAGTGGAAACTCCAAATTGCAAAACAATTGATGAGGTTGCAGCATTTCTATCAATTGATGAAACAGCAACCATCAAAACACTTCTCTTTATGGCAGACCAAGAGCCTGTCATTGCTTTGTTAGTTGGTAATGACCAAGTAAATGATGTCAAATTGAAAAACTATCTTGGAGCAGATTTTCTTGAAGTAGCAACTGAAGAAGAAGCTTTCGCTGTCTTTGGTGCTCACTTTGGCTCACTTGGACCAGTTAACCTTCCTCAAACTGTTCGCATTGTGGCTGATCGGAAGGTGACCAATCTTGCTAACGCTGTTGCCGGCGCAAACAAAGATGGCTACCATTTGACTGGTATCAATCCTGAACGTGATTTCCAAGCAGAGTATGTTGATATTCGTGAAGTTAAAGAAGGTGAAATTTCTCCTGATGGACATGGGGTTCTTCAATTTGCCCGCGGTATCGAAATTGGTCACATCTTCAAATTAGGCACACGCTATTCAGATAGCTTGGGAGCAACCATACTTGATGAGAATGGCCGAGCTGTACCAATTGTTATGGGTTGTTATGGAATCGGAGTGAGCCGTATTTTATCAGCTGTCATTGAGCAGCATGCGCGCCTGTTCGTTAGTAAGACGCCTAAAGGCGACTATCGTTTTGCCTGGGGAATTAACTTCCCTAAAGAGTTGGCACCATTCGATGTTCATTTGATTACTGTTAATACCAAAGATCAAGAAGCACAGGAATTAACAAATCGTATTGAAACTGACTTAATGGCTAAAGGTTATGAAGTCTTAACGGATGACCGTAATGAACGTGTTGGTTCTAAATTCTCTGACAGTGATTTGATTGGTTTGCCAATCCGTGTCACAGTTGGTAAAAAAGCATCAGAAGGTATTGTTGAAATTAAGATTAAATCAAGTGGTGCCAGCATTGAAGTCAATGCTGAAAACTTAACTGAAACATTAGAAATTTTGACAAAAGAGAATTAA
- the rseP gene encoding RIP metalloprotease RseP: MLGLFTFIIIFGILVIVHEFGHFYFAKKSGILVREFAIGMGPKIFSQVDKEGTLYTIRILPLGGYVRMAGWGDDTTEIKTGTPVTLTLNEQGLVKRINLSQNKIDPTSLPMNVTAYDLEDKLEITGLVIDERKTYAVDHDATIVEEDGTEIRIAPKDVQYQNASIWGRLITNFAGPMNNFILGLVVFIVLAFVQGGVPDYNSNQIRVVDNGPAAKAGIKSDDQIIKINQYPVKNWEDLTQAVQQSTQKLADNQSLQVTTLSHGKKKIVNLKPQKNGKQYIIGVQTKIKTSLKDKIVGGFEMSVRGALLIITALKNLITGFSLDKLGGPVAMYQMSNQAANSGIESVLSLMAMLSINLGIFNLIPIPALDGGKIFINLIEAIRRKPLKQETESYITLAGVAIMVLLMIAVTWNDIMRAFF; encoded by the coding sequence ATGTTAGGTTTATTTACCTTTATTATCATCTTTGGAATATTAGTCATTGTCCATGAATTTGGACATTTCTATTTTGCAAAGAAGTCTGGTATTTTAGTTCGTGAGTTTGCAATAGGGATGGGTCCGAAAATCTTTTCACAAGTTGACAAAGAAGGTACCCTTTACACTATTCGTATTTTACCTTTAGGTGGTTATGTTCGCATGGCCGGCTGGGGTGATGACACAACTGAAATAAAAACTGGAACACCGGTCACTTTGACCTTGAATGAACAAGGGCTGGTTAAACGAATTAACTTATCTCAAAATAAGATTGATCCAACAAGTTTGCCTATGAATGTGACCGCTTATGACTTAGAAGATAAGCTTGAAATCACAGGATTGGTGATTGATGAACGCAAAACCTATGCGGTTGATCATGACGCAACAATTGTTGAAGAAGACGGCACAGAAATTCGCATCGCCCCCAAAGATGTTCAGTATCAAAATGCTAGCATCTGGGGAAGATTGATCACGAACTTTGCTGGCCCGATGAACAACTTCATACTTGGCTTGGTCGTCTTCATCGTCTTAGCCTTCGTTCAAGGCGGTGTTCCTGACTATAATTCAAATCAGATCCGTGTTGTGGACAATGGCCCTGCTGCCAAAGCTGGGATTAAATCTGATGATCAAATTATCAAAATCAATCAGTACCCTGTTAAAAATTGGGAAGATTTAACACAAGCTGTTCAACAGTCAACCCAAAAATTAGCAGACAATCAAAGCTTGCAAGTGACAACGCTGTCGCATGGCAAGAAAAAAATAGTTAACTTAAAACCCCAAAAGAATGGCAAACAATATATCATTGGTGTTCAGACCAAGATAAAAACAAGTCTCAAAGATAAAATTGTTGGTGGCTTTGAAATGTCTGTTCGCGGAGCTTTGTTAATTATTACAGCACTGAAAAATTTAATCACAGGTTTTAGTCTTGATAAATTAGGTGGGCCCGTGGCCATGTACCAAATGTCTAATCAGGCTGCTAATAGTGGCATTGAGTCAGTGTTATCTTTAATGGCTATGCTATCAATCAACCTTGGAATCTTTAATTTAATCCCGATTCCAGCACTTGACGGTGGTAAAATTTTCATCAACTTAATTGAAGCTATTCGTCGGAAACCACTGAAACAAGAAACTGAATCTTATATTACGCTTGCAGGTGTTGCAATTATGGTCTTATTGATGATTGCAGTAACTTGGAACGATATTATGCGTGCTTTTTTCTAA
- a CDS encoding phosphatidate cytidylyltransferase: protein MKERVIWGLIAAVIFLPFLVFGSLPFQLFVGGLAMIAVSEMFKMKRLEIFSFEGALAMMAAFVLTIPMDSYLTFLPIDASFACYGLFVFLILAGTVINSERYSFDDAAFPIAASLYVGIGFQNLVHARMAGIDKVLLALFIVWATDIGAYLIGRQYGKRKLLPKVSPNKTIEGSLGGILSAVVVALIFMLVDKAVYAPFNFFLMLIFVACFSVFAQFGDLVESSIKRHFGVKDSGKLIPGHGGILDRFDSMIFVFPIMHLFGLF, encoded by the coding sequence ATGAAAGAACGCGTTATATGGGGCTTGATTGCGGCTGTAATCTTTTTACCCTTTTTAGTGTTTGGAAGCTTGCCCTTCCAACTATTTGTCGGAGGCTTAGCCATGATTGCAGTCTCTGAAATGTTCAAGATGAAACGGTTGGAAATTTTTTCATTTGAAGGAGCTCTCGCAATGATGGCTGCATTCGTGTTGACAATTCCCATGGATTCATACTTAACTTTCTTACCAATAGACGCCAGTTTTGCATGTTATGGCTTGTTTGTCTTCTTAATTTTAGCTGGAACTGTTATTAACAGTGAACGTTATTCATTTGATGACGCAGCTTTTCCGATTGCAGCTAGTCTATATGTCGGGATTGGCTTCCAAAACCTTGTTCATGCAAGAATGGCTGGAATAGATAAAGTCTTGTTAGCTCTCTTTATTGTTTGGGCAACAGACATTGGTGCTTATTTGATTGGTCGCCAGTATGGAAAACGTAAATTATTGCCAAAAGTCTCACCTAATAAAACAATTGAAGGTAGTTTAGGCGGTATCTTATCTGCAGTTGTCGTAGCCTTAATTTTTATGTTGGTTGATAAAGCAGTCTATGCACCATTTAATTTCTTCTTAATGTTGATTTTTGTGGCATGTTTCTCAGTCTTTGCCCAATTTGGAGATTTAGTGGAAAGCTCTATTAAACGTCATTTTGGTGTTAAAGATTCAGGGAAACTAATTCCAGGACACGGTGGTATTTTAGATCGCTTTGATTCGATGATTTTTGTTTTTCCAATTATGCATTTATTTGGTTTATTCTAA
- a CDS encoding isoprenyl transferase — protein sequence MFGLKVKSKNTKLDKIPKHIGIIMDGNGRWAKKRLKPRIFGHKAGMDALQEVTIAASDLGIKVLTVYAFSTENWSRPEDEVNFIMNLPVEFFDKYVPELNKNNVRIQMIGETHRLPEATLTALNNAIERTRRNSGLILNFALNYGGRAEITLAVRNIAQDVLDANLNPGDITEDLIANYLMTDHLPYLYRDPDYIIRTSGELRLSNFLPWQSAYSEFYFTPVLWPDFKQEQLIEALEEYNRRQRRFGGV from the coding sequence ATGTTTGGACTAAAAGTAAAATCAAAAAATACAAAATTAGATAAAATTCCAAAACATATTGGAATTATCATGGACGGCAATGGCCGTTGGGCAAAGAAACGCCTAAAACCACGCATTTTTGGTCATAAAGCAGGAATGGATGCACTTCAAGAAGTAACAATCGCCGCTTCTGATTTGGGTATAAAAGTTCTCACTGTTTATGCTTTCTCGACTGAGAATTGGTCTCGCCCTGAAGACGAAGTTAATTTTATTATGAACTTACCTGTTGAATTCTTTGACAAATATGTTCCTGAATTAAATAAAAATAATGTTCGTATTCAAATGATTGGTGAAACACACCGTTTACCAGAAGCAACATTAACTGCTTTAAATAATGCTATTGAGAGAACACGACGTAATTCAGGCTTAATACTGAATTTTGCCTTGAATTATGGAGGTCGTGCTGAAATTACTTTGGCTGTTCGCAATATTGCTCAAGATGTTTTAGATGCTAATTTGAACCCAGGTGATATTACTGAGGACTTGATTGCCAATTATTTAATGACTGATCACCTTCCATATCTCTATCGAGATCCGGATTATATTATTAGGACTAGTGGTGAGTTGCGTCTTAGCAACTTTTTACCTTGGCAGTCAGCTTATAGTGAATTTTATTTTACACCAGTCCTCTGGCCTGATTTTAAACAGGAACAGCTGATTGAAGCTTTAGAAGAGTATAACCGCCGTCAACGTCGATTTGGTGGGGTTTAG